The proteins below are encoded in one region of Legionella antarctica:
- a CDS encoding ABC transporter permease, with translation MRFELLWSDKCFLTLLVLSCVMILASLRKRHIRMSFSLILHRPLAVSAGIVLLFFLTIGVLDSIHLQSTKNGTEHAESFLDKIVAPLGSTYEKTYSAPLALTMFVTETELINGLAKQVYPRLNYPPQSVTTKADRDELIKEIGSRSLVYSLVFIIGCWLVSVVIKLVRCSEHIYALSAPGMSALITLGILVFAVFFSYWLSRSFHLFGTGQIGQDIFYFTIKSIRTGLIIGLLTTLFMLPLALFLGIAAGYFGGVIDDIIQYVYTTLSSIPGVLLITASVLSLQTYIASHPEQFTTLAQSADARLLALCLILGVTSWTSLCRLLRAETLKLREVDYVTAARAQGSNWFTIIRKHLLPNMMHIVVITLVLDFSFLVLAEAVLSYVGVGVSPMTISWGNMINGARLELTRDPLVWWPIFAAFLLMFLLVLAINLFADAVRDAFDPHQSNL, from the coding sequence ATGAGATTTGAATTACTCTGGTCAGACAAGTGTTTTCTCACTCTTCTAGTATTGAGTTGCGTCATGATTTTAGCCAGCTTGCGCAAACGACACATCAGAATGTCCTTTTCTCTCATTCTGCATAGGCCGCTGGCAGTTAGTGCAGGCATAGTATTATTATTTTTTTTAACCATAGGCGTGTTGGATTCCATTCATCTCCAATCAACAAAGAATGGAACTGAACATGCGGAGTCTTTTTTAGATAAAATAGTGGCTCCTCTTGGCAGCACGTATGAGAAAACTTATTCTGCACCCTTAGCTTTGACAATGTTTGTTACAGAGACGGAATTGATTAATGGTTTAGCGAAACAGGTATATCCACGTTTAAACTATCCTCCCCAGTCGGTAACAACTAAAGCTGATAGAGATGAACTCATCAAAGAGATTGGCAGTCGCTCTTTAGTATATTCTCTTGTTTTCATTATAGGTTGTTGGTTGGTAAGTGTTGTAATCAAATTGGTTAGGTGCTCCGAGCATATTTATGCTTTAAGCGCCCCGGGTATGAGCGCTTTAATTACCTTGGGTATTCTGGTATTCGCAGTTTTTTTTTCTTATTGGCTCTCTCGATCATTCCATTTGTTTGGTACTGGTCAAATTGGACAGGACATCTTTTATTTTACTATCAAAAGCATTCGTACGGGACTAATTATTGGGCTGTTAACCACTCTATTTATGCTACCCCTGGCATTGTTTCTTGGGATAGCCGCAGGATATTTTGGTGGCGTAATCGATGATATTATTCAATATGTATATACCACATTAAGTTCGATTCCTGGCGTATTGTTAATTACAGCATCAGTGTTGTCCTTGCAAACCTATATCGCCAGTCACCCTGAACAGTTTACAACTCTTGCGCAAAGTGCTGATGCACGATTATTAGCTCTTTGTTTGATTCTTGGGGTTACCAGTTGGACAAGTTTATGTCGTCTGTTGCGAGCAGAAACCCTGAAATTACGCGAAGTAGATTATGTCACAGCGGCACGGGCACAGGGGAGCAATTGGTTTACAATTATTCGCAAACATTTGCTGCCTAATATGATGCATATTGTGGTCATAACCCTGGTCCTGGATTTTAGTTTTCTGGTCTTGGCTGAGGCAGTTTTATCTTATGTGGGAGTAGGGGTATCGCCAATGACAATCAGTTGGGGGAATATGATTAATGGTGCTCGACTTGAATTAACGCGTGATCCCTTAGTTTGGTGGCCAATATTTGCGGCATTTTTACTGATGTTTCTTTTAGTCTTAGCTATTAATTTATTTGCAGATGCCGTAAGGGACGCTTTTGATCCTCATCAATCTAATTTGTAA
- a CDS encoding ABC transporter permease: MIRYMLRRVMYAIPILFGINLLTFVLFFMVNTPDDIARMHLGNKHVAQTAVDEWKQVHGYNLPLFYNGSQLGINRVKETLFFQKSLMLFRFEFGVSDAGRDISYDIGYRMWPSLAIALPVLVLGIVVNIMFAMSMAFFRTTYLDLAGVIICIILMSISSLFYIIGGQFLFGKILKLFPISGYDGGMDALKFIMLPVIVAVLGQIGAGSRWYRTLFLEEINKDYVKTARAKGLSEQRVLFRHVLKNAMLPILTGIVVIIPSLFMGSLVLESFFGVPGLGSYIIDAIQQQDFAIVRAMVFLGSILYIVGLVLTDFSYVLVDPRVRLS; the protein is encoded by the coding sequence ATGATCAGATATATGCTTCGTCGGGTTATGTATGCAATCCCTATCCTATTTGGAATAAATCTACTAACTTTTGTTTTGTTTTTCATGGTCAATACACCCGATGATATCGCCCGCATGCATTTAGGAAATAAGCATGTGGCGCAAACAGCAGTAGATGAATGGAAACAAGTTCATGGTTACAATTTACCTTTGTTTTATAATGGATCTCAATTAGGAATTAATCGTGTGAAAGAAACGTTATTTTTCCAAAAATCATTGATGTTGTTTCGCTTTGAGTTTGGAGTTTCTGATGCGGGCAGAGATATTAGTTATGATATTGGTTATAGAATGTGGCCTAGCTTGGCTATTGCCTTACCTGTTTTAGTGTTAGGCATAGTGGTTAATATTATGTTTGCGATGTCCATGGCCTTTTTTCGGACCACGTACCTTGATTTAGCTGGGGTAATTATTTGTATTATTTTAATGTCTATTTCCAGTTTATTTTATATTATTGGCGGTCAGTTTCTGTTTGGAAAAATATTAAAGTTATTCCCTATCTCTGGTTATGATGGGGGTATGGATGCACTGAAATTTATTATGTTGCCTGTTATTGTGGCGGTTCTTGGCCAGATAGGAGCAGGTTCCCGATGGTATCGTACTTTATTTCTGGAAGAAATTAATAAGGATTATGTTAAAACAGCACGTGCTAAAGGGTTATCGGAACAAAGAGTTCTTTTTAGACACGTATTAAAAAATGCAATGCTGCCCATTTTAACCGGTATCGTAGTAATTATTCCTTCTTTATTTATGGGCAGTCTAGTTCTGGAATCTTTTTTTGGAGTTCCAGGACTGGGGAGCTATATCATTGATGCCATCCAGCAACAGGATTTTGCCATAGTCAGAGCTATGGTTTTTTTAGGTTCTATTCTTTATATCGTGGGATTAGTATTAACTGATTTTTCCTATGTGCTCGTTGATCCCCGGGTACGATTATCATGA
- a CDS encoding ABC transporter substrate-binding protein: MLINWGLVYADGWIMNNPYPESETKENIYYSSFTQQPKTLDPARSYSANEYVFITQIYEPMLAYDYFTRPYQLTPLIAMELPQPEYLDANGAFITNGSKIEPTYSVYTVQIKKGIFYQPHPALAKNKNGSYRYFDIDEDYLDDHDIHKLSDFKYTGTRELIIDDFIYQIKRLANPAVSSPIYGLMSEYILGFKEFADLLPSSGRGENQYVDLRNFPLKGVKKLDDYTVEITLKGQYSQFLYWMAMPFFSPVPWEVDLFYSQNGMDDKNINFGWYPIGTGPFMLTENNPNRRMVLEKNPNYREVYFPLNASEEDRKTGYLDNAGKRLPLIDKAVYTLEKESIPRWNKFLQGYYDVSGISADSFDQAIRINRFGEAMLSEEMAAKKIYLTQTLEPNIFYMGFNMFDGVVGGTSERARKLRQAISIAVNYDEYIAIFYNGRGRPAQGPIPPGIYGHKQGQAGINPYVYEWNDNAIRRRSLEDAKKLMTEAGYPEGIDPKSGASLILHYDVTTKGTPEDKSILDWMRKQFASIGIDLNIRATLYNRFQEKIRTGNMQLFSWGWNADYPDPENFLFQLYGPNGKVKYGGENATNYKNPEYDRLYDLMKNRSNDQQRQEIIDKMLEIIRNDAPWVWGMHSQDFTLSQSWVSRVKADTISHNTLKYVSINVSKRNELRLTWNQPVLWPLGILLLLIIALTAFLFIAYIKKEKLPAARIKIS, translated from the coding sequence ATGCTAATAAACTGGGGTTTAGTGTATGCTGACGGCTGGATAATGAATAATCCCTATCCAGAAAGCGAGACTAAAGAAAATATATATTACTCTTCCTTTACACAACAGCCTAAAACACTGGATCCAGCTCGCTCCTATTCTGCAAATGAATATGTGTTTATAACCCAGATTTATGAACCCATGCTTGCATACGATTATTTTACTCGACCTTACCAACTGACACCTTTAATAGCTATGGAATTGCCACAACCTGAATATCTTGATGCCAATGGAGCCTTTATTACTAATGGGAGCAAGATCGAACCCACCTATAGTGTATACACTGTCCAAATCAAAAAGGGCATTTTCTATCAACCGCATCCAGCATTAGCTAAAAATAAAAATGGGTCTTATCGCTATTTTGATATCGATGAAGATTATCTTGATGATCATGACATCCATAAGTTATCCGATTTTAAATACACAGGAACTCGTGAATTAATTATTGATGATTTTATTTATCAAATAAAACGTTTGGCTAATCCTGCCGTAAGCTCACCGATTTATGGGTTGATGAGTGAGTATATTCTTGGTTTTAAGGAGTTCGCTGATTTGCTTCCTTCTTCTGGTAGAGGTGAAAACCAGTATGTGGATCTGCGGAACTTTCCATTAAAAGGGGTAAAAAAGCTGGATGATTATACCGTTGAAATTACTTTAAAAGGACAGTATTCCCAATTTTTATATTGGATGGCAATGCCATTTTTTTCACCTGTTCCCTGGGAGGTGGATTTATTTTACTCACAAAATGGAATGGATGATAAAAATATCAATTTTGGCTGGTATCCTATCGGCACGGGTCCATTTATGTTAACGGAAAATAATCCGAATAGACGAATGGTACTTGAAAAAAATCCTAATTATCGGGAAGTATATTTTCCTTTAAATGCTTCTGAAGAAGACAGAAAAACAGGCTATCTGGACAATGCAGGAAAGCGTTTACCTTTGATTGATAAAGCTGTTTATACCTTGGAAAAAGAATCAATACCTCGCTGGAATAAATTTTTACAGGGATATTATGATGTTTCAGGGATTAGTGCGGATAGTTTTGATCAGGCAATACGAATCAATCGTTTTGGGGAAGCCATGCTAAGTGAGGAAATGGCTGCTAAAAAAATTTACTTAACTCAAACTTTGGAACCTAATATTTTTTATATGGGTTTTAATATGTTTGATGGTGTGGTTGGCGGAACTAGTGAAAGAGCACGAAAGTTAAGACAGGCAATTTCCATTGCCGTGAATTACGATGAATATATCGCCATTTTTTATAATGGACGAGGACGTCCAGCACAAGGGCCTATTCCCCCCGGCATATATGGCCATAAACAGGGCCAAGCCGGGATTAATCCTTATGTGTATGAATGGAACGATAATGCTATAAGAAGGCGTTCCTTAGAGGATGCTAAAAAATTGATGACGGAGGCAGGTTATCCTGAGGGTATTGATCCTAAAAGCGGCGCAAGTTTAATACTTCATTACGATGTGACCACCAAGGGCACACCTGAAGATAAATCCATTTTGGATTGGATGCGTAAACAATTCGCTAGCATTGGCATTGATCTGAATATCAGAGCAACTCTTTATAATCGTTTTCAGGAAAAAATTCGTACAGGTAATATGCAATTATTTAGTTGGGGATGGAATGCAGACTATCCAGATCCTGAAAATTTTCTCTTTCAGCTCTACGGACCAAATGGCAAGGTAAAATATGGTGGAGAGAATGCTACAAATTATAAGAATCCTGAGTATGATCGCTTATATGATTTAATGAAAAATCGGAGCAATGACCAGCAAAGGCAGGAGATTATCGACAAAATGTTAGAAATAATAAGAAATGATGCCCCTTGGGTGTGGGGTATGCATTCACAGGATTTTACTTTGTCCCAAAGCTGGGTTTCACGAGTTAAAGCGGATACAATTTCACACAATACCTTAAAGTATGTTTCTATCAATGTATCTAAGCGAAATGAATTACGCCTTACCTGGAATCAGCCTGTTCTATGGCCGTTAGGTATACTGCTCCTCCTCATTATTGCTTTAACCGCTTTTCTGTTCATTGCTTATATAAAGAAGGAAAAGTTGCCGGCTGCAAGGATTAAAATATCATGA
- the ligA gene encoding NAD-dependent DNA ligase LigA, producing MGDIEIKGLIAALKEQIRDYDYHYYALDEPLIPDAEYDRCFRALQKLEAEYPQFLTADSPTQRVSGTPLEAFMPVAHKQPMLSLSNVFSTEELQSFIKRATDKLDEPNQQLIFTCEPKLDGLAVNLTYELGILTHAATRGDGTVGENITANIKTITAVPLKLRTQNPPQFIEVRGEVYIPKAGFEAYNRKARASGEKTFANPRNAAAGSLRQLNPAITANRPLAIYCYGIGACEGYRLPASHLLQLQLLKDFGFRVSSETRKESGIEGCLSYYHAMLVKRDKLPFEIDGVVYKIDSIPLQQQLGYVSRAPRFACAHKFPASEEMTRLIAVDFQVGRTGALTPVARLEPVSVGGVTVSNATLHNLDEIARKDIRIGDTVIIRRAGDVIPEVVSVVLVNRPSDTEMIHLPEQCPICGSEVIREEGEAVARCIGGLFCKAQLKRMMWHFASRKAMDVDGLGSVLIEQLVDEGIVHRLSDLYELDLPTLANLPRMGERSAQNLLSSLEQSKKTTFNRFLYALGIREIGESSARVLAEHFSDIDAIQSATVDELMSLNDIGPVGAAYVVHFFAQPHNLEVIQRLLELGIHWPKTEKKVINQEHPLFGRTVVLTGTLNTMGREDAKAKLLALGAKVSGSVSAKTDFLIAGSEAGSKLVKATELGVAVLEEEQLLKMLSL from the coding sequence ATGGGTGATATCGAGATAAAGGGACTGATCGCGGCACTTAAAGAGCAAATAAGAGATTATGATTATCATTATTATGCACTGGATGAACCCCTGATACCCGATGCGGAGTACGATCGTTGTTTCCGAGCCTTACAAAAATTAGAAGCTGAATATCCGCAATTTTTAACAGCAGATTCACCAACACAAAGAGTTAGTGGCACCCCCCTGGAAGCCTTTATGCCTGTCGCTCACAAACAGCCTATGTTATCGCTCTCTAATGTCTTTTCAACCGAGGAATTACAGTCATTTATTAAACGTGCGACCGATAAATTGGATGAGCCTAATCAGCAGCTAATTTTTACCTGTGAACCCAAACTTGATGGTTTGGCAGTAAATCTTACTTATGAATTGGGTATATTAACTCATGCTGCAACCCGGGGAGATGGAACCGTTGGCGAAAACATTACTGCAAATATTAAGACCATTACAGCAGTTCCCTTAAAATTAAGAACTCAAAATCCACCTCAATTTATAGAAGTGCGCGGGGAAGTTTATATTCCTAAAGCGGGGTTCGAAGCTTATAATCGGAAAGCAAGAGCGTCGGGAGAAAAAACTTTTGCAAATCCGCGTAATGCAGCAGCAGGTAGTTTAAGACAATTAAATCCGGCCATTACTGCTAACAGACCCTTGGCTATATATTGTTATGGGATTGGCGCTTGCGAAGGGTACCGATTACCTGCCAGTCATTTATTGCAACTGCAATTGCTTAAAGATTTTGGTTTTAGAGTGTCTTCTGAAACCAGAAAGGAATCTGGAATAGAGGGCTGTTTGAGTTATTATCATGCCATGCTGGTCAAACGAGATAAGTTACCTTTTGAAATTGATGGTGTGGTTTATAAAATTGACAGTATTCCTTTGCAGCAACAATTAGGCTATGTGTCGCGTGCCCCTCGTTTTGCCTGTGCTCATAAGTTCCCTGCCTCAGAAGAAATGACTCGATTAATAGCTGTTGATTTTCAAGTAGGAAGAACCGGAGCATTGACTCCTGTGGCTCGCCTGGAACCTGTAAGTGTAGGTGGTGTAACCGTAAGCAATGCTACCTTGCATAATCTTGATGAAATTGCCCGTAAAGATATACGCATTGGCGACACGGTGATTATTCGTCGGGCTGGGGATGTGATTCCTGAGGTAGTCTCCGTGGTGTTGGTCAATCGTCCATCCGATACTGAAATGATTCATCTTCCTGAACAATGTCCAATATGTGGATCTGAGGTCATCCGCGAGGAAGGAGAAGCTGTTGCACGATGTATCGGGGGTCTATTTTGCAAAGCTCAGTTAAAAAGAATGATGTGGCATTTTGCATCCCGCAAGGCTATGGATGTAGACGGTTTAGGCTCTGTGCTCATAGAGCAGTTAGTCGATGAGGGTATAGTGCATCGTTTATCTGATCTGTATGAGCTTGATTTGCCTACTTTGGCCAATCTACCCAGAATGGGAGAGAGGTCAGCACAAAATCTATTGTCGTCTTTAGAACAGAGTAAGAAAACCACGTTTAACCGGTTTCTTTATGCATTAGGGATTAGGGAAATTGGTGAGTCCAGTGCTCGCGTTTTAGCAGAACATTTCTCAGATATTGATGCTATTCAGTCTGCTACTGTGGATGAGCTGATGAGCTTAAATGACATAGGACCGGTAGGTGCTGCCTATGTGGTACATTTTTTTGCTCAACCCCACAATCTTGAGGTGATTCAACGTTTGTTAGAGTTGGGTATCCATTGGCCTAAAACAGAAAAAAAAGTAATCAATCAAGAGCATCCTTTATTTGGGAGGACAGTGGTATTAACCGGTACCCTGAATACTATGGGGCGTGAAGATGCAAAAGCAAAACTATTGGCCTTAGGTGCTAAAGTAAGCGGTAGTGTATCTGCAAAAACAGATTTCCTAATTGCCGGAAGCGAAGCTGGGTCCAAGTTGGTAAAGGCAACAGAACTAGGTGTTGCTGTTCTGGAAGAGGAACAGTTGCTAAAGATGCTGTCCCTTTGA
- a CDS encoding DUF4785 domain-containing protein produces MKIKTTHLILMSALGFSQIHAYTLPSQTTKAYECDLCSKLSHEKLQDKWSISDEPLNKKITNIQKSFGYKERVTAKQLQAGVVVTTLAPGAVIRITPLQKKPVPQLLIKASTSKLMNLKDASSLYSQDEVSGDEYFATRYQTILQIKPELGAGKFIIKSTDFNGKNSNAYLISVLDKFSLLYLQVESDSVHYQYGEKLTSTITLKDNDADYSISDIDLSLVGPRGQVTPLKLTRLKRNKFEAITVLDSELNDHGENWYIEANIETDIGETRIKRSGHTAFSYSIPSASLLTITKTSSKPLTFRATVDVATASRYALQSVIFHKNSNGEIMPIETTQSAQWCESGNQVIEFTFDNSRQLSDDSLYLGYLRLLDYGQLKTVYQYNQPIKVTKLLE; encoded by the coding sequence ATGAAAATAAAGACCACTCACCTTATTTTGATGTCTGCATTGGGTTTCTCACAAATCCATGCATACACTTTACCCAGCCAAACGACAAAGGCATACGAATGCGATCTTTGCAGCAAATTATCGCATGAAAAACTGCAAGATAAATGGAGCATTTCGGATGAGCCATTGAATAAGAAAATCACCAATATCCAAAAAAGTTTCGGATATAAAGAACGAGTGACCGCCAAACAATTGCAGGCTGGTGTGGTCGTAACAACATTGGCACCAGGAGCAGTAATTCGCATAACGCCCTTACAAAAAAAACCGGTTCCTCAATTGCTGATTAAAGCATCCACCAGTAAACTAATGAATTTGAAAGATGCCTCCTCTCTTTACAGCCAGGATGAAGTATCAGGAGATGAGTACTTTGCAACAAGATATCAAACCATATTGCAAATTAAACCTGAATTAGGTGCTGGTAAATTTATCATCAAAAGTACAGATTTTAATGGAAAAAATTCTAATGCTTACCTAATCAGTGTATTGGACAAGTTCTCTTTACTTTACTTACAAGTTGAATCTGATTCAGTTCATTATCAATACGGTGAAAAATTAACCTCAACAATTACTCTTAAAGATAATGACGCTGATTATTCCATTAGCGATATTGATCTTTCTCTGGTGGGTCCCAGAGGACAAGTTACCCCCTTAAAATTAACCAGACTCAAACGGAACAAATTCGAAGCCATTACTGTTCTTGATTCTGAATTAAATGATCATGGTGAAAATTGGTATATTGAAGCAAACATAGAAACTGATATAGGCGAAACACGAATCAAGCGAAGTGGGCATACCGCATTTTCTTACTCAATTCCATCTGCCAGTTTATTGACCATCACTAAAACCTCATCCAAGCCATTAACTTTTAGGGCTACCGTGGATGTTGCAACCGCAAGCAGATACGCATTGCAAAGCGTAATATTTCATAAAAACAGCAATGGTGAAATTATGCCCATTGAAACCACTCAAAGTGCTCAATGGTGTGAATCAGGCAATCAGGTAATCGAATTTACCTTTGACAACTCCAGACAATTATCAGACGATAGTCTCTACTTAGGTTATTTACGTCTGTTGGATTACGGCCAATTAAAAACCGTCTATCAATATAACCAACCAATTAAGGTTACTAAATTACTGGAATAA
- a CDS encoding DNA recombination protein RmuC: MLFFSSITLMEGIGYGIALQFVLLLWFFKKQNQQKALSELLHEKIQQALTTQLHQLHLDLSQSYQSSQHSINEKVAQGQLSMQLLMSDTIQKQMSDVREQMNHSFKQHASSLTSHLQILTEEIRTHLHTLTQQVNHKLTEGFEKTSSTFIDVVKRLTIIDEAQKKITELSNHVVSLQDVLVDKKARGAFGEVQLSTLISNMIPSAHYQMQYTLSNQKRADCILFLPEPTGNVVIDAKFPLETYQRLINTEAVSVERKSLQQQFRQDIQKHIKDIAEKYIIPNETTDGAMMFIPAESIFAEIHANYPELISMSQRMKVWLVSPSTLMAVLTTAKAVLKDDATRKQVHIIQKHLHALADDFQRFEKRMDKLSKHIDLAHQDVNEVNTSAKKITSRFQKIESVEMDLKELESSLETSIV; the protein is encoded by the coding sequence ATGTTATTTTTTTCTTCTATTACACTGATGGAGGGCATAGGATACGGCATTGCCCTTCAGTTCGTCCTGCTTCTCTGGTTTTTTAAAAAACAAAATCAGCAGAAGGCTCTAAGTGAACTGCTCCATGAAAAAATTCAACAAGCATTAACAACACAGCTTCATCAGTTACATCTTGATTTAAGCCAATCGTATCAAAGCAGCCAACACTCCATTAATGAAAAAGTAGCTCAAGGCCAGCTGTCTATGCAATTGCTCATGAGTGATACCATCCAAAAACAAATGAGTGATGTAAGAGAGCAAATGAATCACAGTTTCAAACAGCATGCGAGCTCCCTTACTTCCCACTTGCAAATACTTACCGAAGAAATTCGCACTCACCTGCATACTCTTACCCAACAAGTAAATCATAAATTGACGGAAGGTTTTGAAAAAACCTCATCCACTTTTATTGATGTTGTGAAAAGATTAACCATTATCGATGAAGCGCAAAAAAAAATTACTGAACTTTCCAATCATGTCGTCAGTCTGCAGGATGTATTGGTAGACAAAAAAGCCAGAGGTGCATTTGGCGAGGTTCAGCTTTCTACTCTGATAAGCAATATGATTCCCAGCGCTCACTATCAAATGCAATATACCTTAAGTAACCAAAAACGTGCAGATTGCATTTTATTTTTACCTGAACCCACGGGAAATGTAGTGATTGATGCCAAATTCCCCTTGGAAACCTATCAACGACTAATCAATACAGAGGCCGTTTCTGTTGAGAGAAAATCCCTGCAACAACAATTTCGTCAAGACATTCAAAAACACATTAAAGACATCGCCGAAAAATACATTATACCGAATGAAACTACTGATGGGGCCATGATGTTTATTCCAGCTGAATCTATCTTCGCTGAAATTCACGCCAATTATCCCGAATTGATTTCCATGTCACAAAGAATGAAGGTATGGTTGGTTTCACCAAGTACCCTTATGGCCGTTCTTACAACGGCGAAAGCGGTATTAAAAGATGATGCGACAAGAAAACAGGTTCACATCATCCAAAAGCATTTGCACGCGCTGGCTGATGATTTCCAGCGTTTTGAAAAACGTATGGATAAATTATCCAAGCATATTGATTTGGCTCATCAGGATGTAAATGAAGTCAATACATCGGCAAAAAAAATCACTTCTCGTTTTCAGAAAATTGAATCTGTTGAAATGGATTTGAAAGAATTGGAATCATCTCTTGAAACATCTATAGTGTAA
- a CDS encoding APC family permease → MLKRDISTTNILIASAGGMVGSGWLFSPFISAQMAGSNALISWVIAALFMIFIALPLCELGTMFPISGGMSNYPSFTHGQEVGFLFAWTSWLSYVVMTPIEIQAILQYSSHFFPTLIVNDPTTLRLSGYGYLVAIGIMLFVVLLNSYGIKMLAECNKYASIIKFTLPAIAIIALLHSAPNMANVSIHLGDKSSWANIFAALSAGGVIFAFTGFQNGLILAGEVKNPQRNIPIAILGAVLIGFILYFMLQLSFLAAVPQKYLTQGWSALNYPGDSGPLVGLTLLLGLGVVATLLMIDAAFSPFGTTLVYTAATSRIVYGMALNHHLPKVFLKVNRHKIPYITLYANFLVGVFSFLPFPGWQKLVAFLSSASILSYSIGPICLLAMRKLQPNTHRPFKLSSHVFFSHLAFYICNLMLYWCGFSILWKLDVALLIGLFIAITYHGKSLFTPNYPLYWFIFYMSSLLIVSYYGSFGGIGLLHFPFDLACLLPLSMLTLYLSQRVLNSDTHKEITCEVEGAPA, encoded by the coding sequence GTGCTGAAACGTGATATTTCTACAACAAACATACTCATTGCTTCCGCAGGAGGAATGGTCGGCTCCGGATGGCTTTTTAGCCCCTTCATTAGTGCTCAAATGGCAGGGTCCAATGCTTTAATAAGTTGGGTAATAGCAGCTCTTTTCATGATATTTATTGCCCTGCCCTTATGTGAATTAGGAACCATGTTTCCTATATCAGGCGGAATGTCTAATTATCCTTCGTTTACCCACGGTCAGGAAGTTGGCTTTTTATTCGCCTGGACCTCCTGGCTTTCTTATGTTGTTATGACTCCGATTGAAATCCAGGCCATTCTCCAATATTCCAGTCATTTTTTTCCCACTTTAATTGTGAATGATCCTACAACCCTCAGATTGTCAGGTTATGGATATCTGGTTGCTATAGGAATCATGCTTTTTGTCGTCCTCCTGAACTCTTATGGCATTAAAATGCTGGCTGAGTGCAACAAATACGCCAGTATCATTAAATTTACCTTGCCTGCTATTGCGATCATTGCTCTTTTACATAGCGCACCTAATATGGCGAACGTCAGCATCCATTTAGGTGATAAGTCCAGCTGGGCAAATATCTTTGCCGCACTCTCTGCAGGAGGAGTAATATTTGCCTTTACAGGGTTTCAGAATGGTTTAATCCTGGCAGGTGAGGTGAAAAATCCTCAACGCAATATTCCGATAGCGATTTTAGGTGCAGTCCTGATTGGTTTTATTTTATATTTTATGTTGCAATTAAGTTTTCTTGCCGCAGTGCCGCAAAAGTATCTGACCCAGGGTTGGAGTGCATTGAATTATCCCGGTGACAGTGGTCCTCTGGTGGGGTTAACTTTGTTACTCGGATTAGGAGTTGTGGCTACTCTTTTAATGATAGATGCCGCCTTTTCTCCCTTTGGAACAACCCTTGTCTATACTGCAGCAACTTCCAGAATAGTATATGGAATGGCTCTAAATCATCACTTGCCCAAAGTGTTTTTAAAAGTGAATCGGCATAAAATTCCATATATAACCCTCTATGCGAATTTTTTAGTCGGTGTTTTTTCTTTCTTACCCTTCCCTGGCTGGCAAAAACTGGTAGCATTTCTTTCCTCAGCCAGTATTCTTTCTTATAGTATCGGTCCTATTTGTCTTCTAGCCATGCGAAAATTGCAACCGAACACTCATAGACCGTTCAAACTTTCCAGTCACGTATTTTTTTCTCATCTCGCTTTTTATATTTGTAACCTGATGTTGTACTGGTGTGGCTTCTCTATTTTATGGAAACTTGATGTGGCGTTACTAATCGGTCTTTTTATAGCTATAACTTATCATGGTAAAAGCCTTTTTACGCCAAATTATCCACTTTATTGGTTCATATTTTATATGTCCTCGCTGCTCATAGTCTCTTATTATGGTTCCTTCGGTGGTATAGGGCTCTTGCATTTTCCCTTTGATTTAGCATGCCTTTTACCGCTTAGTATGCTAACCCTTTACTTGTCCCAACGTGTCTTAAACAGCGACACTCATAAGGAAATCACGTGTGAGGTGGAAGGGGCTCCTGCTTAA